One Ricinus communis isolate WT05 ecotype wild-type chromosome 2, ASM1957865v1, whole genome shotgun sequence DNA segment encodes these proteins:
- the LOC8288960 gene encoding mannan endo-1,4-beta-mannosidase 7, translated as MKYWGLVFLAILVFQKQGMFLQVKAADDGFVSTKGVQFMLNGSPFYANGFNAYWLMYFATDNSMRNKVSSVFQEARNHGLTLARTWAFNDGQDRALQYSPGSYNEQAFQGLDFVISEAKRNGIKLVLSLVNNYESFGGKKQYVNWARSQGQSISSDDDFFTNSVVKGYYKNHIKTVLTRRNSITGVAYKDEPTIMAWELMNEPRCTSDPSGKTIQTWITEMASYVKSIDSNHLLEAGLEGFYGQSSSEKQHYNPNFQIGTDFVANNQIPDIDFATVHSYPDQWLPSADDESQQSFLNDWLNNHIQDAQNILHKPVLFAEFGKSSRTAAYNQRDQLFNTVYWAIYSSARGGGAAAGGMFWQLFTGGMDSFRDGYEVVFNENPSTAGIIADQSQKLNKIRKMYARLRNIEKWNRARQIRTAQWWAGNNSNKIKN; from the exons atgaaGTACTGGGGTCTTGTTTTCCTTGCGATTCTTGTATTTCAGAAACAGGGGATGTTTCTGCAAGTAAAAGCAGCAGATGATGGGTTCGTAAGCACTAAAGGAGTGCAATTTATGTTGAATGGAAGTCCATTTTATGCAAATGGATTCAATGCATACTGGCTTATGTATTTTGCAACTGACAATTCTATGAGAAACAAAGTCTCATCTGTTTTTCAAGAAGCTAGAAACCATGGCCTTACCCTTGCAAGAACTTGGGCTTTCAATGATGGCCAAGATAGAGCTTTACAATATTCTCCTGGTTCCTATAATGAGCAGGCCTTTCAG GGGTTGGATTTTGTAATATCTGAAGCAAAGAGAAATGGGATTAAGCTGGTGTTGAGTTTGGTGAACAACTACGAGAGCTTTGGAGGGAAAAAGCAGTATGTGAACTGGGCAAGGAGTCAAGGCCAGTCTATTTCATCTGATGATGATTTCTTTACAAATTCTGTAGTTAAAGGATACTACAAGAATCATATTAAG ACTGTTCTCACAAGGAGGAACAGCATCACTGGAGTTGCTTACAAAGATGAACCAACAATCATGGCTTGGGAGCTTATGAATGAGCCGAGATGCACCTCTGATCCTTCAGGAAAGACCATTCAG ACCTGGATTACAGAGATGGCTTCTTACGTGAAATCCATTGATAGCAACCACTTACTAGAGGCAGGCTTGGAAGGGTTTTATGGGCAGTCATCATCAGAGAAACAGCACTACAATCCAAACTTTCAAATAGGGACAGATTTCGTTGCGAATAATCAGATCCCTGACATTGACTTTGCCACTGTTCACTCTTACCCTGACCAATG GCTACCTAGTGCAGATGACGAGAGCCAGCAATCTTTCTTGAACGATTGGCTCAACAATCACATTCAGGATGCACAGAACATTCTTCACAAGCCAGTTCTCTTTGCAGAGTTTGGAAAATCATCAAGAACCGCTGCTTATAACCAAAGGGATCAGCTGTTTAACACAGTCTACTGGGCTATATATTCGTCGGCAAGAGGTGGAGGTGCAGCtgcaggtggcatgttctggCAACTTTTCACTGGAGGAATGGATTCGTTCCGTGATGGATATGAGGTAGTCTTCAATGAGAACCCCTCGACAGCCGGTATTATAGCTGATCAATCTCAAAAGCTCAATAAGATTCGAAAGATGTATGCAAGACTTAGGAACATTGAGAAGTGGAATAGAGCACGGCAGATTAGAACAGCTCAGTGGTGGGCTGGGAACAatagcaataaaataaaaaactga